The Akkermansia sp. N21116 genome includes a region encoding these proteins:
- a CDS encoding cytochrome c peroxidase, translating into MMNKLCSLSKSVLIAGGTFVVSAALSPLLIPGSPSPQKLSPAQAKALVEATLKNKCSECHVPGYTKLGLLNTLSGGLQARHIRNGIRAFDMSQPMTEVTWAKLEHAISSGSMPPPSFTAVHWGSTLKPQEKDAILNWIRDTRVSKYAGSPVAPQFKTEPIQPIPDALPVDARKVALGEKLFHDKRLSIDNTVACSTCHVLDKAGTDNLPVSEGVKGQKGGINAPTVFNAAFHFIQFWDGRAKNLEEQAGGPPLNPVEMGYAHPEDWNAIANKLKQDEPLTKEFLAVYPEGYSAKTITNAIAEYEKTLITPNSPFDRYLKGDENAISKEAKEGYALFKKNGCQVCHVGVAMGGQSFEFADLKGNFFGNRPLTQDDNGRMNFTKSQSDIHKFRVPTLRNVALTWPYMHDASAKTLAEAVDKMFNYQIGQPKPTKEEVSKIVAFLNTLTGEYNGKPLRGQPAMDAQ; encoded by the coding sequence ATGATGAACAAGCTTTGCAGCCTCTCTAAATCAGTATTGATCGCCGGAGGAACCTTCGTTGTATCCGCAGCCTTGTCTCCCCTGCTGATTCCGGGATCGCCCTCTCCCCAAAAACTGTCTCCCGCCCAGGCCAAGGCTCTCGTGGAAGCTACATTGAAGAACAAATGTTCGGAATGCCATGTTCCAGGTTATACCAAACTGGGGCTCCTCAACACGCTTTCCGGCGGACTGCAGGCACGCCACATCCGCAATGGCATCCGTGCTTTCGACATGTCACAGCCCATGACGGAAGTAACATGGGCCAAGTTGGAACACGCCATTTCCTCCGGTTCCATGCCGCCACCTTCCTTTACGGCTGTCCATTGGGGTTCTACCTTGAAGCCACAGGAAAAAGACGCCATCCTGAACTGGATTCGCGACACCCGCGTTTCCAAATACGCAGGAAGCCCGGTGGCTCCCCAATTCAAAACGGAACCGATCCAACCCATCCCGGACGCTCTCCCTGTCGATGCCAGGAAAGTAGCTCTCGGAGAGAAACTCTTCCACGACAAACGCCTCTCCATTGACAATACGGTTGCCTGTTCCACCTGCCACGTCCTCGACAAGGCCGGTACAGACAATCTCCCCGTCTCCGAAGGCGTCAAAGGACAAAAAGGCGGCATCAATGCCCCGACCGTTTTCAATGCAGCCTTCCACTTCATCCAGTTCTGGGACGGACGTGCCAAAAATCTGGAAGAACAAGCTGGCGGCCCCCCCCTCAATCCTGTCGAAATGGGTTATGCCCATCCTGAAGACTGGAATGCCATCGCCAATAAACTGAAGCAGGACGAGCCTCTGACCAAAGAATTCCTCGCCGTCTATCCTGAAGGCTACAGTGCCAAGACGATCACCAATGCCATCGCCGAATACGAGAAGACCCTCATCACCCCCAACAGTCCCTTTGACCGTTACCTCAAGGGAGATGAAAACGCCATCAGCAAGGAAGCCAAGGAAGGTTACGCCCTCTTTAAGAAGAACGGCTGCCAAGTCTGCCATGTCGGCGTTGCCATGGGGGGACAATCCTTCGAATTTGCCGATCTCAAAGGTAATTTCTTTGGTAATCGTCCGCTGACCCAGGATGACAATGGGCGCATGAACTTCACCAAGTCCCAGAGCGACATCCACAAATTCCGTGTTCCTACCCTGCGTAACGTTGCACTAACTTGGCCGTACATGCACGACGCCTCCGCCAAAACTCTGGCAGAAGCCGTTGATAAAATGTTCAATTACCAGATTGGCCAGCCCAAGCCCACCAAGGAAGAAGTCAGCAAGATCGTAGCCTTCCTCAATACATTGACCGGAGAATACAACGGCAAGCCCCTCCGGGGACAACCTGCCATGGATGCTCAGTAA
- a CDS encoding aminotransferase class III-fold pyridoxal phosphate-dependent enzyme, giving the protein MNTDTRRWIEQDKKHCWHPFTAQSQWCDPDFEPLMLVSGQGVWLEDSEGRRYIDGNSSIWCNIHGHGHPSIIAAMKAQLDKVCQTSYLGFAHPLASELAERLCAFFPEGTLSRVFYSDDGSTALESAIKMERQYRIQTGQEGRQGFIAFDNCYHGDTMGAAALGGVSLYFDRFRAAGFDVRHVRCMEELRSLPASVITGTAAVVIEPVVQGVNRINVWPEGMLRELRAWTEENGIHLILDEVMTGYGRTGHMFACLKEGVVPDFLCTAKGLTSGYTPMAATLTREEIYNAFLGEERRAFFYGHTFTAHQLGCATAMASLDVFRDEAVLESLPPKIALMRELAKDACQKSVFLSGFRQAGMVMGIDVSRPDGSPYPKEWGMGMNACLAMRPYGLLTRPIVDTIVVMPPLCINEQELRALFYALIRGVEDACLAAEKNA; this is encoded by the coding sequence GTGAATACGGATACCCGACGCTGGATTGAACAGGACAAGAAACACTGCTGGCACCCTTTCACGGCGCAATCGCAATGGTGTGACCCGGACTTTGAACCCTTGATGCTGGTCTCCGGTCAGGGCGTTTGGCTGGAAGATAGCGAAGGACGCCGTTATATCGATGGCAACAGCTCTATTTGGTGCAATATCCATGGTCATGGGCATCCGTCCATCATTGCGGCGATGAAAGCTCAGTTGGATAAGGTGTGCCAGACATCCTACCTCGGATTCGCCCATCCCCTGGCATCGGAGTTGGCGGAACGTCTGTGTGCGTTTTTCCCTGAAGGGACGTTGTCTCGCGTATTTTACTCTGATGATGGATCGACGGCATTGGAGTCTGCCATCAAAATGGAACGTCAGTACCGCATCCAAACGGGGCAGGAAGGACGCCAGGGATTTATCGCTTTCGATAACTGTTACCATGGGGATACGATGGGGGCCGCCGCCCTCGGGGGAGTAAGCTTGTACTTCGACCGTTTTCGTGCAGCGGGGTTTGATGTGAGGCATGTTCGCTGCATGGAGGAATTGCGTAGCCTCCCGGCTTCTGTAATTACCGGTACGGCAGCAGTGGTGATCGAGCCTGTCGTACAAGGAGTCAACAGGATTAACGTATGGCCAGAAGGGATGTTGCGCGAACTTCGTGCCTGGACGGAGGAGAACGGGATACACCTGATTCTTGATGAGGTGATGACCGGATATGGACGCACGGGCCATATGTTTGCCTGTCTCAAGGAAGGTGTCGTACCGGATTTCCTTTGTACGGCCAAAGGACTGACGTCCGGCTATACTCCTATGGCAGCAACGCTAACCCGGGAGGAAATCTACAATGCTTTCCTGGGAGAAGAACGCAGAGCTTTTTTCTATGGTCATACTTTCACAGCCCACCAATTGGGATGTGCGACGGCTATGGCCAGTCTGGACGTGTTCCGGGATGAAGCCGTGCTGGAGTCCTTGCCCCCCAAGATCGCCTTGATGCGAGAACTGGCAAAGGATGCCTGCCAAAAGTCTGTTTTTTTGAGTGGTTTCCGCCAAGCCGGCATGGTGATGGGTATTGATGTTTCCCGTCCGGACGGTTCCCCTTATCCCAAGGAATGGGGAATGGGGATGAATGCTTGTCTTGCCATGAGACCCTATGGCCTTCTGACTCGTCCGATTGTGGATACTATCGTTGTCATGCCTCCCCTGTGCATTAACGAGCAGGAACTGAGAGCTCTATTTTACGCATTGATCCGAGGTGTCGAAGATGCCTGTCTTGCCGCTGAAAAAAATGCGTGA